Proteins from one Candidatus Krumholzibacteriota bacterium genomic window:
- a CDS encoding amidophosphoribosyltransferase: protein MKEECAVFGIFGSEEAAQMTYLGLYSLQHRGQESSGIISYDGHKMHEHKAMGLVSKVFSDEIIDQLKGNMAIGHNRYSTTGISHVVNTQPFLVDCKIGKIAVAHNGNLVNAVELRTKMENDGSIFRSTMDSEVLLHLIARSREDTIEKMVIDALGQVRGAYSLLFLTQGKIIAARDPHGFRPLCLGKYGSTDLIASESCAFDILGAKYIREIEPGELIVLSEKGVESIRFAPASKKLSKCIFEFIYFSRPDSKVFGENVDKVRRKLGRKLAENHPADADIVISVPDSSNTIALGFAEASGLPYELGLIRNHYVGRTFIQPKQRERDWDVRIKFNPVRGVLSGRKVAVIDDSIVRGSTMRKLVSLIRQAGAAEVHLRIGSPPITHSCYYGIDTPTRSELIASKKSIDEIRSYLGVESLHYLSIKGLLECVDDPDNYCTTCFSGIYPVERSGNYSKDVFDQDNIESAGHQAERNSVK, encoded by the coding sequence TTGAAAGAGGAATGCGCGGTATTCGGGATATTCGGAAGCGAAGAGGCAGCCCAGATGACATATCTTGGCCTTTATTCTCTTCAACACAGGGGACAGGAATCCTCCGGTATAATATCGTATGACGGCCACAAGATGCACGAGCACAAGGCAATGGGGCTCGTATCCAAGGTCTTCTCCGACGAGATCATCGATCAATTGAAGGGTAATATGGCGATAGGCCATAACAGGTATTCCACGACCGGAATATCTCACGTGGTCAACACGCAACCTTTTCTGGTCGATTGCAAGATCGGCAAGATCGCCGTAGCGCACAACGGAAATCTCGTCAACGCGGTCGAATTGCGCACGAAGATGGAGAATGACGGATCGATATTCAGAAGTACGATGGACAGCGAAGTCCTGCTGCATCTTATCGCCAGAAGCCGGGAAGATACTATCGAAAAGATGGTCATCGATGCTCTCGGGCAGGTCAGAGGCGCGTATTCGCTTCTCTTTCTCACCCAGGGCAAAATCATAGCCGCGAGGGATCCGCATGGATTCAGGCCGCTCTGCCTGGGTAAATATGGAAGCACTGATCTGATAGCCTCGGAAAGCTGCGCTTTCGATATTCTTGGAGCAAAATATATCAGGGAGATCGAACCGGGCGAGCTGATAGTCCTCTCCGAAAAGGGAGTTGAATCGATACGTTTCGCGCCAGCTTCAAAGAAGCTGTCGAAATGCATCTTCGAGTTCATATATTTCTCCAGGCCTGACAGCAAGGTCTTTGGTGAGAATGTCGACAAGGTGAGAAGAAAGCTTGGCAGAAAGCTCGCCGAAAATCATCCGGCAGACGCTGATATTGTCATTTCAGTTCCGGATTCAAGCAATACGATCGCGCTGGGATTTGCCGAAGCGTCAGGGTTGCCTTATGAACTTGGCCTGATTCGTAATCATTATGTAGGCAGGACTTTTATCCAGCCAAAACAGAGGGAACGGGACTGGGATGTCCGAATTAAATTCAATCCTGTAAGAGGCGTCCTGTCAGGCAGGAAAGTTGCTGTGATCGATGATTCCATAGTCCGCGGTTCGACGATGCGCAAACTGGTCTCTCTTATAAGGCAGGCCGGAGCGGCAGAGGTGCACCTGAGGATCGGTTCCCCCCCGATCACGCATTCATGCTATTATGGGATAGATACGCCCACCAGGTCCGAGCTTATCGCCTCTAAAAAGTCTATCGATGAGATACGATCGTACCTCGGTGTTGAAAGCCTTCATTATCTTTCGATCAAGGGACTGCTCGAGTGCGTGGATGACCCGGATAACTACTGTACGACCTGTTTCAGTGGCATATATCCCGTCGAGCGCAGCGGTAATTATTCGAAAGATGTCTTCGACCAGGATAATATCGAAAGTGCCGGACATCAGGCTGAGAGGAATTCCGTAAAATGA
- a CDS encoding C69 family dipeptidase, which yields MKIVSRALFLFLMQVAFVSASISACTNLIVTKGASSDGSVMVTYTCDGEFHPHMTYTPPEDHAPGDLYELKDWSGNVVASISQPPRTHGVVYLMNEYQVVIGETTFTGREELVNEEGILHYWWLMRIALQRAKTAREAVVLIGELVEEYGYRSTGESISIGDKNEAWLLEITGKGPGEKGANWVALRIPDGYICAHANKARIGEFPLKDSKNCLYSEDVIDFAIRKGYYDPSSGKPFSFHKAYCPSPPQKLRYCETRVWSIFRRAAPSKEFSSDYHRGVKGADPYPLWIKPDKKLSREDVFALMRDHYEGTPYDMTCGVDAGPFGTPNRWRPMNWNIDGSDYTWERPISTQQTGFSFVSQSRSYLPDAIGGVFWYGVDDTYFSVYIPFYACTDRIPETLAEGSMDEFSWDSAWWVFNFVANYANLRYDVMKNDIIEVQAELENNLSAMQPAVEKAALELYKNDPTLAADYLTDYSENAANRIVKQYRGLAELLIRKYNDGYIQHEKGRAKEEGYSEKWLRKVLELHPEKYRLNRWESDSLETDLPY from the coding sequence ATGAAAATCGTCTCCAGAGCGCTTTTCCTGTTTCTTATGCAGGTCGCCTTCGTTTCAGCAAGTATATCAGCATGCACCAATCTGATAGTGACGAAAGGCGCAAGTTCTGACGGTTCGGTGATGGTCACATATACCTGTGACGGGGAGTTTCATCCCCATATGACCTACACTCCTCCGGAAGACCACGCACCCGGGGATCTGTATGAATTAAAGGACTGGAGCGGAAATGTCGTGGCAAGTATCTCCCAGCCTCCTCGCACGCATGGAGTGGTCTATCTGATGAATGAATACCAGGTCGTCATAGGAGAGACAACATTTACCGGGCGGGAGGAACTCGTCAACGAAGAAGGGATACTTCACTACTGGTGGTTGATGAGGATCGCGCTTCAGAGAGCGAAAACGGCAAGAGAAGCTGTCGTACTTATCGGAGAACTCGTCGAGGAATATGGTTACAGAAGCACCGGGGAATCGATCTCGATAGGAGACAAGAATGAAGCGTGGCTCCTCGAGATAACAGGCAAGGGACCAGGAGAGAAGGGGGCGAACTGGGTCGCGCTGAGAATACCTGACGGGTATATATGCGCTCACGCCAACAAGGCCAGAATCGGCGAATTTCCTTTAAAGGACAGCAAGAACTGCCTTTATTCGGAAGACGTGATAGATTTCGCGATAAGGAAAGGGTATTACGATCCTTCTTCCGGAAAACCGTTCAGTTTTCATAAGGCTTACTGTCCATCACCTCCGCAGAAGCTTCGCTATTGCGAGACGCGAGTCTGGAGCATCTTCAGAAGAGCAGCTCCATCAAAAGAGTTTTCTTCCGATTATCACAGGGGCGTCAAAGGGGCCGATCCCTATCCGCTCTGGATAAAACCGGACAAAAAACTTTCCCGCGAGGATGTATTCGCCCTTATGCGGGATCATTACGAAGGGACACCATACGATATGACCTGCGGCGTAGACGCGGGGCCTTTCGGTACGCCAAACAGATGGCGTCCGATGAACTGGAATATTGACGGAAGTGATTACACATGGGAAAGACCCATTTCGACCCAGCAGACCGGTTTTTCTTTCGTTTCCCAATCCCGTTCGTACCTGCCCGACGCGATCGGGGGAGTATTCTGGTATGGCGTCGATGACACATATTTTTCAGTATATATTCCATTTTACGCCTGCACTGACAGGATCCCGGAGACCCTGGCTGAAGGCAGCATGGATGAATTTTCATGGGATTCAGCCTGGTGGGTCTTTAACTTCGTCGCCAACTATGCCAATCTGCGGTACGATGTCATGAAGAACGATATTATCGAGGTGCAGGCAGAGCTTGAGAATAATCTTTCGGCGATGCAACCGGCCGTCGAAAAAGCGGCACTGGAACTGTATAAAAATGATCCCACTCTGGCGGCCGATTATCTGACCGATTATTCGGAAAATGCCGCGAACAGGATAGTAAAACAATATCGCGGCCTCGCAGAACTTCTGATAAGAAAGTATAACGACGGATATATCCAGCATGAAAAAGGCCGCGCGAAGGAAGAAGGATATTCTGAAAAATGGCTTCGAAAAGTACTGGAATTGCACCCTGAAAAGTACAGGTTGAACAGGTGGGAATCTGATTCGCTCGAGACAGACCTTCCATACTGA
- a CDS encoding trypsin-like peptidase domain-containing protein, translating into MKPFESRWARVFPVIMGILFGLSLAMFIISIVLLARINREEPFLPRPAGNVISDQGTRFSGDAIVAARQRVSPTVVSVTAYRTQLVYANRGWDEWFQQFRGRIPRLAKQRYPSYGSGVIVNPDGYILTNEHVIRNAEEIFVTMTDSTEVLATLIGSTPEFDLALLRIEGRNLPYAALGDSDHLEIGETVIAIGSPFTYLFNDTQPTVTAGVISALHRDVKQTARAVQIFKNMIQTDAVINPGNSGGPLVSAQGLVVGINTFIFSSSGGSSNIGMGFAIPINTAKMVVDELRQYGRFRSVWTGLIVRELTPDVIKQLGIPFNTGLVVTQLEQGGPAEDAGIAVGDVIIEINGKTILDASQAERVIFGQQVGDELGIVIWRDGRTFDVKLKLVEAKEKT; encoded by the coding sequence TTGAAACCTTTCGAATCCAGATGGGCGAGAGTATTTCCCGTTATTATGGGTATCCTTTTCGGGCTTTCTCTTGCCATGTTCATAATTTCGATTGTACTTCTTGCGAGAATAAACAGGGAAGAGCCATTTCTGCCAAGACCGGCCGGCAATGTCATTTCCGACCAGGGGACCAGGTTCAGCGGGGATGCTATCGTAGCGGCAAGGCAGAGGGTGAGTCCCACAGTAGTCTCGGTCACAGCTTACCGTACGCAGCTCGTATACGCCAACCGCGGGTGGGATGAGTGGTTCCAGCAGTTCCGTGGACGTATTCCCAGACTTGCCAAGCAGCGCTATCCGAGTTATGGCTCCGGCGTGATAGTCAATCCTGATGGTTACATCCTCACAAATGAACATGTCATCCGTAATGCCGAGGAGATCTTTGTCACTATGACCGACAGCACGGAAGTCCTCGCGACCCTTATCGGTTCTACTCCGGAATTTGATCTCGCGCTTTTGAGGATCGAGGGAAGGAATCTTCCCTATGCCGCTCTTGGAGATTCAGATCATCTTGAGATAGGCGAGACAGTAATAGCGATAGGGAGTCCCTTTACATATCTTTTCAATGATACTCAGCCTACGGTGACCGCGGGCGTGATAAGCGCTCTTCACAGGGACGTCAAGCAGACCGCCAGGGCGGTCCAGATATTCAAGAATATGATTCAGACCGACGCGGTGATCAACCCGGGAAACAGCGGAGGACCGCTTGTTTCGGCTCAAGGGCTTGTCGTAGGGATCAATACGTTTATTTTTTCATCGAGCGGCGGAAGCAGTAACATCGGAATGGGATTCGCGATCCCGATCAATACGGCAAAGATGGTGGTAGATGAATTAAGGCAGTATGGAAGGTTCAGGAGTGTCTGGACGGGATTGATCGTCAGAGAACTCACTCCGGACGTGATCAAGCAGCTCGGAATTCCTTTCAATACCGGTCTTGTAGTAACGCAGCTCGAACAGGGAGGACCCGCCGAGGATGCCGGTATTGCTGTCGGAGATGTGATCATAGAGATCAACGGAAAAACGATACTCGACGCTTCGCAGGCTGAACGGGTGATATTCGGTCAGCAGGTCGGAGATGAACTCGGGATCGTAATATGGAGAGACGGGCGCACGTTTGATGTGAAGCTGAAACTGGTAGAAGCAAAGGAAAAGACATAG
- the truA gene encoding tRNA pseudouridine(38-40) synthase TruA: protein MRNLKLTIEYNGRDFSGWQIQNDRTTVQGELYRAFSELADGAIKIIGGGRTDAGVHAVGQVANVRIETSHDVELIKRAINAKLPRSILIKDIEEADPAFNARYDARSRSYRYIFITRPTAIWNDCYYYTGDQPDIELMKRAVKRLVGYHDFASFATSGDSRSTWCRIMRAELIENEPLLTLHLKADRFLYNMVRTIAGTIMEIGRGKDLDIVKILEARDRRVAGPTLPPYALYFMEIEYRET, encoded by the coding sequence ATGCGAAATCTGAAATTGACGATCGAATACAACGGAAGGGATTTCAGCGGATGGCAGATCCAGAACGACAGAACGACCGTTCAGGGGGAACTGTACAGGGCTTTTTCCGAGCTCGCAGATGGCGCGATAAAGATAATCGGCGGAGGAAGGACCGATGCGGGCGTCCACGCGGTCGGGCAGGTCGCCAACGTGAGGATCGAGACGAGTCATGATGTCGAGCTGATAAAAAGAGCGATAAACGCCAAACTTCCACGTTCGATTCTGATAAAGGATATCGAGGAAGCTGATCCGGCGTTCAACGCGCGATACGACGCCAGAAGCAGGAGTTACAGGTATATCTTCATTACGCGTCCGACCGCCATCTGGAACGACTGCTACTATTATACCGGGGATCAGCCGGATATCGAATTGATGAAAAGAGCTGTAAAAAGACTTGTCGGCTACCACGATTTCGCGTCGTTTGCCACGTCAGGGGACTCAAGATCTACGTGGTGCAGGATCATGCGGGCGGAACTTATTGAAAACGAACCACTTCTCACACTTCATCTGAAAGCCGACAGGTTTCTCTATAATATGGTAAGGACGATCGCCGGAACGATCATGGAAATCGGAAGAGGGAAGGACCTTGATATAGTCAAAATACTCGAAGCCCGTGACCGGAGGGTGGCAGGACCTACTTTACCGCCCTATGCTCTTTATTTTATGGAGATAGAATACCGGGAGACATAG
- the fsa gene encoding fructose-6-phosphate aldolase, whose translation MKFFIDTANVDEIKEAAKLGLLDGVTTNPTLLSREKGSFRETLREICSIVPGPVSAEVVSLDAGGMVKEGKDLTTIADNIIIKVPCTTEGIKAIGMFKAEGIETNATLCFSANQGLLVAKAGATYVSPFVGRLDDVGQPGMELIADLVDIYNNYSFATQIIVASIRSVQHVYESALLGADVATIPFKVISQLIKHPLTDKGIESFLADWEKVEK comes from the coding sequence ATGAAGTTCTTTATTGATACGGCGAATGTGGACGAGATCAAGGAAGCGGCGAAACTTGGTCTGTTGGACGGAGTTACAACTAATCCCACGTTGCTTTCGAGGGAAAAGGGGAGTTTCAGGGAGACTCTCAGGGAGATCTGCTCGATTGTGCCGGGTCCCGTGAGTGCTGAGGTAGTATCTCTCGATGCCGGGGGTATGGTCAAAGAGGGAAAAGACCTGACGACTATCGCGGATAATATAATCATCAAGGTTCCCTGCACGACCGAGGGTATCAAGGCGATCGGCATGTTTAAAGCTGAAGGGATAGAGACGAATGCTACGCTATGCTTTTCAGCCAACCAGGGTCTTCTTGTTGCCAAGGCTGGAGCCACATATGTCAGTCCATTCGTAGGCCGGCTTGACGATGTAGGACAACCCGGTATGGAACTGATTGCTGACCTGGTAGACATTTACAATAACTATTCGTTCGCGACTCAGATCATAGTCGCCAGTATCAGAAGCGTACAGCATGTATATGAATCCGCTCTTCTTGGCGCCGATGTCGCCACGATACCTTTCAAGGTGATATCACAACTTATCAAGCATCCTCTTACCGATAAAGGTATCGAAAGTTTCCTGGCTGACTGGGAAAAGGTTGAAAAATAA
- a CDS encoding adenylosuccinate lyase yields MIPRYSLPEVKEIWSDKNKYDLWKEIEILYCEGMAEYGLIPKKAAREIRKKADYNINRVLKIEKKTRHDVIAFLTNMAEYTGEPGRYLHMGMTSSDLLDTALACQMRDAGLVNLKKLKKLRAVLKRQALKYRMTPMVGRSHGIHAEPMTFGMKLLVWYAETGRNISRLERAIEEISVGQITGAVGTMSHTDPRVESFVMRKLGLKAAPVTTQIIQRDRHASYLSTFAIIGASLEKMATEIRGLQRTEVGEVEEPFTKGQKGSSAMPHKRNPILTERITGMARLLRSNSIAGLENVALWHERDISHSSVERVILPDSTMILAYMLEKFIWLVSGLRVNKKKMLENLDLTGGLVFSQHLLLLLVKKGISREKAYSIIQGAAMRSMGSKLSFKEILKTDKKMSEFCSESEMEEAFDLKTHLRRIDFIFNRVLGERGKPGKG; encoded by the coding sequence TTGATCCCACGCTATTCACTCCCCGAAGTAAAAGAGATATGGTCGGATAAGAACAAGTATGACCTGTGGAAGGAAATTGAGATCCTCTATTGCGAGGGTATGGCCGAGTATGGCCTGATCCCGAAAAAAGCTGCCAGGGAGATAAGAAAGAAGGCTGATTATAATATCAACCGAGTCCTGAAGATCGAGAAAAAGACACGCCACGACGTTATAGCCTTCCTTACCAACATGGCCGAATATACAGGTGAACCGGGGAGATATCTTCACATGGGGATGACGAGCTCAGATCTTCTCGATACGGCGCTTGCCTGCCAGATGAGAGACGCAGGCCTGGTGAACCTGAAAAAGCTGAAAAAACTGAGGGCTGTCCTGAAGCGTCAGGCGCTTAAATACCGTATGACGCCGATGGTCGGGAGGAGTCACGGAATACATGCCGAACCGATGACTTTCGGGATGAAGCTTCTGGTCTGGTATGCTGAGACCGGGAGAAACATCAGCCGGCTTGAGCGTGCCATCGAAGAGATATCAGTCGGCCAGATCACAGGCGCCGTGGGGACTATGTCGCATACCGACCCTCGGGTCGAAAGTTTCGTCATGCGAAAACTCGGGCTGAAGGCAGCTCCCGTGACGACGCAGATCATTCAGCGCGACAGGCATGCTTCGTATCTGTCCACATTCGCAATTATAGGCGCGTCTCTTGAAAAGATGGCTACCGAGATAAGAGGACTGCAGAGGACCGAGGTGGGAGAGGTCGAGGAACCCTTCACAAAGGGGCAGAAAGGATCAAGCGCGATGCCGCACAAGCGCAATCCGATCCTGACAGAAAGGATCACCGGCATGGCCAGGCTTCTCAGGTCGAACTCGATCGCCGGTCTGGAGAATGTGGCCTTGTGGCACGAGAGGGATATAAGCCATTCTTCGGTCGAAAGAGTAATACTCCCCGATTCCACGATGATCCTCGCCTATATGCTCGAAAAATTCATATGGCTTGTCAGCGGACTCAGGGTTAATAAAAAGAAGATGCTTGAAAACCTCGATCTCACCGGTGGGCTCGTCTTCTCGCAGCACCTTCTCCTGTTGCTTGTGAAAAAGGGCATTTCCAGGGAAAAGGCATATTCGATAATCCAGGGAGCCGCGATGCGGAGTATGGGTTCGAAACTGTCGTTCAAAGAGATACTGAAAACAGATAAAAAGATGAGTGAATTCTGTAGTGAATCGGAGATGGAGGAAGCATTTGACCTTAAAACGCATCTCAGGAGGATTGATTTTATTTTCAACAGGGTCCTTGGTGAAAGAGGAAAACCCGGGAAAGGATAG
- the purQ gene encoding phosphoribosylformylglycinamidine synthase I — translation MARSFRGKVAVIQFPGVNCESETVAAVRSVGLDADLFRWNEEPGLLEESAAVILPGGFSYQDRIRAGVVAAKDTVMDTLSDLAAAGHPLLGICNGAQVLVESGFIPGIHWERVDFALAPNIMEDREGYYCNWVYLRNEGSDSVWTSAFHKGEIIPVPVAHAEGRFVTRDENLLDQMKENGQIVLRYCSERGEIDSSFPVNPNGSMDNIAGVCNREGNVLAMMPHPERATWLRQVPEDLPGKWGGERLRSAGDITKMEEEGPGRRFFASLLHERPHRAHSTGSDKGKEDNR, via the coding sequence GTGGCCAGATCCTTCAGGGGAAAGGTAGCTGTAATCCAGTTTCCAGGTGTCAATTGCGAAAGCGAGACGGTAGCAGCAGTAAGGTCTGTAGGCCTGGACGCCGATCTTTTTCGATGGAATGAGGAGCCTGGGCTTCTCGAGGAAAGTGCTGCCGTCATTCTTCCCGGCGGATTTTCTTATCAGGACAGGATAAGAGCGGGGGTCGTGGCAGCGAAGGATACCGTAATGGATACTCTGAGCGATCTTGCCGCGGCCGGTCATCCCCTTCTGGGGATTTGCAACGGCGCGCAGGTACTCGTGGAATCAGGATTTATTCCGGGAATCCACTGGGAAAGGGTAGATTTCGCTCTTGCCCCGAATATCATGGAAGACAGGGAAGGATATTATTGCAACTGGGTCTATCTCAGAAACGAGGGAAGCGATTCGGTATGGACCAGCGCTTTTCATAAGGGAGAAATCATTCCGGTCCCTGTCGCCCACGCCGAGGGAAGATTCGTGACACGCGACGAGAACCTTCTCGATCAGATGAAGGAGAACGGGCAGATCGTTCTGAGGTATTGCAGCGAGCGTGGAGAGATAGACAGTTCATTTCCGGTCAATCCCAACGGATCAATGGATAATATAGCGGGAGTCTGCAATCGTGAAGGTAACGTCCTGGCGATGATGCCTCATCCCGAGAGGGCTACATGGCTCAGACAGGTTCCCGAGGATCTGCCTGGAAAATGGGGGGGCGAAAGGCTGCGTTCAGCGGGCGATATAACTAAAATGGAAGAGGAAGGTCCTGGAAGAAGGTTTTTTGCTTCCCTCCTGCATGAAAGGCCGCATCGGGCCCATTCCACAGGTTCGGATAAGGGTAAGGAGGATAACCGATGA
- the purL gene encoding phosphoribosylformylglycinamidine synthase subunit PurL: protein MLKGTVRITGKTDAEVAEALKKRDLNLAVSEARRVCELLGRDPTIVELTIFNTMWSEHCSYKSSRRILGEMLPTKASNVVMGPGEDAGVVRFARADDGDWHCLVIAHESHNHPSQLLPVEGAATGIGGIVRDVYCMGADVVGVLDPLRFGDPSGENAAQTISIARGVVDGIAQYGNALGVPNLGGDVVFDRGYDENCLVNVVAIGTVKESRILRSRVPEEASSRPYKIILVGKPTDDSGFGGAAFASEDLASEEEANRGAVQVPDPFLKRVLTVANRKVLELAWEKGHKIGFKDLGAGGISCVTSELADSGGFGVKLDLDMVNVAAGHFPAAVIACSETQERYALAVPDEFVEDVLRIYNSEFDLPHIYHGAGAFVVGDVMTERKYTIVSQGEIVCEAPIEVITTGISYDRAKRSRRQLFTEPDLSDERSLRDDFIRLFSSVNISSKNHLFHHYDSEVQGRAVLRPGEADAGVIAPVAGMETGIAVSVDGNPRYGMIDPYQGGAHAVIEAARNVAAVGAEPWTITDCLNYGNPEKEEVFWEFYEGVRGIGDACKGIGLISHEGEPLPVVSGNVSFYNQGESGKAIPPSPIIACVGVVRDYSRSRSIGFKEAGNTVYYIGEPLDELGGSEYYSVIYKELGANVPEADFIRERNQIRTVIEMHDLGWIRACHDSGQGGMLTAIAEMVVATRPGNRIGLTIDMDEFANTGLSKEKILFSETGGFVVELPAGIEREVLALCARARVRLHRIGSLNSQARLEVTSGDKRLAAWESKELKEAYMNGCRSIFGIEKGA from the coding sequence TTGCTTAAAGGAACGGTCCGGATAACAGGCAAGACTGATGCTGAAGTCGCTGAGGCTCTGAAAAAAAGAGACCTTAACCTGGCGGTAAGCGAGGCGCGCAGAGTCTGCGAGCTTCTTGGCAGGGACCCTACAATCGTTGAACTCACGATTTTCAATACGATGTGGAGTGAGCACTGCAGCTACAAAAGCAGCCGCCGTATTCTTGGCGAGATGCTTCCGACGAAGGCTTCGAATGTCGTGATGGGTCCTGGCGAGGATGCAGGGGTGGTTAGATTCGCCCGGGCAGATGACGGAGACTGGCATTGCCTTGTGATCGCTCATGAGAGCCATAATCATCCATCACAACTTTTGCCGGTCGAAGGCGCCGCTACCGGCATCGGAGGGATAGTAAGGGATGTATATTGCATGGGAGCAGACGTCGTCGGAGTCCTCGATCCCCTGAGATTCGGCGACCCGTCAGGGGAAAACGCCGCCCAGACCATATCAATAGCCAGAGGCGTTGTTGACGGAATCGCGCAGTATGGAAATGCTCTGGGCGTACCAAATCTCGGAGGAGACGTGGTCTTTGACAGGGGATATGACGAGAACTGCCTCGTAAATGTCGTCGCGATCGGGACGGTGAAGGAGTCAAGGATCCTGCGCAGCAGAGTCCCCGAGGAAGCGAGCAGCCGCCCTTACAAGATAATACTCGTTGGAAAACCTACTGATGATTCCGGCTTCGGGGGAGCCGCCTTTGCTTCCGAGGACCTCGCGTCGGAAGAAGAGGCTAACAGGGGGGCTGTCCAGGTTCCCGACCCGTTTCTCAAGAGAGTGTTGACAGTCGCAAACCGGAAAGTCCTCGAGCTTGCCTGGGAAAAAGGCCATAAAATAGGGTTCAAAGACCTCGGAGCGGGTGGTATTTCCTGTGTGACCTCAGAACTCGCAGACTCGGGCGGATTCGGAGTGAAGCTGGATCTCGACATGGTGAACGTGGCGGCAGGGCATTTTCCGGCCGCGGTGATCGCCTGTTCGGAGACGCAGGAAAGGTACGCTCTGGCAGTTCCGGATGAATTTGTAGAGGATGTCCTGAGGATATATAACAGTGAGTTCGATCTGCCCCACATTTATCACGGAGCGGGAGCTTTCGTCGTGGGCGATGTGATGACTGAAAGAAAATATACGATAGTTTCCCAGGGCGAAATAGTATGCGAAGCCCCGATAGAAGTTATAACGACTGGAATAAGTTATGACAGAGCGAAAAGGAGCAGAAGGCAGCTTTTCACTGAACCTGACCTGAGTGATGAGAGGTCTCTCAGGGATGATTTTATCAGGCTCTTCTCCTCGGTAAATATTTCGTCGAAAAACCATTTATTCCATCATTACGATTCCGAGGTCCAGGGAAGGGCAGTCCTGAGACCGGGAGAAGCCGATGCCGGAGTGATCGCTCCGGTCGCCGGTATGGAAACTGGAATAGCCGTATCGGTCGATGGAAATCCGCGGTATGGAATGATAGACCCGTACCAGGGCGGGGCCCACGCGGTCATTGAAGCTGCGAGGAACGTTGCGGCTGTCGGAGCTGAACCATGGACGATCACCGACTGCCTTAATTACGGGAATCCCGAGAAGGAAGAGGTCTTCTGGGAATTCTATGAAGGTGTCAGGGGAATAGGAGATGCCTGCAAGGGGATCGGCCTGATCTCTCACGAAGGCGAGCCTCTTCCCGTCGTATCGGGAAATGTCTCTTTTTATAACCAGGGTGAAAGCGGCAAGGCGATCCCCCCTTCGCCGATCATCGCCTGCGTCGGAGTGGTAAGGGATTATTCGCGGAGTCGTTCCATCGGTTTCAAGGAAGCGGGAAACACAGTCTATTATATTGGAGAACCGCTCGATGAGCTTGGCGGCAGCGAATATTACAGTGTCATCTATAAAGAACTCGGAGCCAATGTTCCCGAAGCCGATTTTATAAGGGAACGCAACCAGATACGCACGGTGATCGAGATGCATGACCTCGGATGGATAAGGGCATGCCATGACTCGGGTCAGGGAGGGATGCTGACGGCTATTGCAGAGATGGTGGTCGCCACTCGCCCTGGAAACCGGATAGGGTTGACAATCGATATGGACGAGTTCGCCAATACAGGGCTCAGCAAGGAAAAAATTCTCTTTTCCGAGACCGGCGGTTTCGTAGTGGAACTTCCGGCAGGGATCGAAAGAGAAGTGCTGGCTCTTTGCGCGAGGGCGAGGGTCAGGCTGCACAGGATCGGATCCCTTAACAGCCAGGCGAGGCTCGAAGTCACCAGTGGAGACAAGAGGCTTGCCGCATGGGAGAGTAAAGAACTCAAAGAAGCATATATGAATGGTTGCCGCAGTATCTTCGGCATCGAGAAAGGAGCATAA